In the genome of Actinomadura graeca, one region contains:
- a CDS encoding DNA/RNA non-specific endonuclease → MNLRPAPAAVSVFLLAGTTVAALSSHAAAAPSGPAAAARQADDAPCDRTIEKNHTYKANGYSFRTDGQGRPERADAFNLKVVPAGRDTCAKKVGQMGGAGYHGGHLIAASLNGVDMRYNLVPQNGTLNTGFYNHQVEGGTRKCIANGGQIPRYVVNAVYPTGTTGIIPDRFVLSITAKKTAERTIPLTIPNRALTDTEKKDFGKTLDDGFKGAGCKT, encoded by the coding sequence ATGAATTTGCGCCCCGCCCCCGCCGCGGTGTCGGTGTTCCTGCTGGCAGGAACCACCGTTGCCGCCCTGTCCTCCCACGCCGCCGCGGCGCCGAGCGGTCCTGCGGCCGCGGCCCGGCAGGCCGACGATGCCCCGTGCGACCGCACGATCGAGAAGAACCACACCTACAAGGCCAACGGCTACAGCTTCCGCACCGACGGGCAGGGCCGCCCTGAGCGCGCCGATGCCTTCAATCTGAAGGTGGTGCCGGCGGGCCGGGACACCTGCGCCAAGAAGGTCGGGCAGATGGGCGGGGCCGGCTACCACGGTGGTCACCTCATCGCCGCCAGCCTCAACGGCGTCGACATGCGCTACAACCTGGTCCCGCAGAACGGCACGCTGAACACTGGTTTCTACAACCACCAGGTCGAGGGCGGCACCCGCAAGTGCATCGCCAACGGCGGGCAGATACCGCGCTACGTGGTCAACGCCGTCTACCCCACCGGCACCACCGGGATCATCCCCGACCGGTTCGTCCTCAGCATCACCGCCAAGAAGACCGCCGAGCGGACCATCCCGCTGACCATCCCCAACCGGGCGCTCACCGACACCGAGAAGAAGGACTTCGGCAAGACCCTGGACGACGGGTTCAAGGGCGCCGGCTGCAAGACCTGA